From Nonlabens sp. Ci31, the proteins below share one genomic window:
- the fbp gene encoding class 1 fructose-bisphosphatase: MATINQSLGEFIIENQADFQYSSGELSRLINSIRLAAKMVNHEVNKAGLVDITGSAGEINTQGEDQQKLDVFANNTFIRTLTNRQIVCGIASEENDDFITIEGERKDHGNKYVVALDPLDGSSNIDVNVSVGTIFSIYRRVTPVGTPVQLEDFLQPGNMQVAAGYIIYGTSTMLVYTTGNGVNGFTLNPSLGTYYLSHPNMTFPEDGNIYSVNEGNYVHFPQGVKDYIKYCQEEEGDRPYTSRYIGSLVSDIHRNMIKGGVYMYPKSTKAKEGKLRLLYECNPMAFIAEQAGGKASDGHQRIMDLKPTELHQRVPFYCGSKNMVTKAEEFMSKYPR, from the coding sequence ATGGCTACAATAAACCAATCCCTAGGAGAATTTATCATTGAAAACCAAGCTGACTTCCAGTACAGCAGTGGCGAACTCTCTAGACTCATCAACTCCATAAGGCTGGCCGCAAAAATGGTCAATCACGAAGTAAACAAAGCCGGTCTGGTAGATATTACCGGTAGTGCTGGCGAGATCAACACTCAAGGAGAAGATCAACAAAAGCTAGACGTTTTTGCAAATAACACCTTTATAAGAACACTTACTAATAGACAAATAGTCTGTGGTATTGCGAGTGAAGAAAATGATGACTTTATTACGATTGAAGGAGAGCGAAAGGATCACGGTAATAAATACGTAGTTGCCTTGGATCCACTAGATGGCAGTTCCAACATAGACGTAAATGTTTCAGTAGGAACTATTTTTTCTATTTATAGAAGAGTTACACCAGTGGGGACACCTGTACAATTAGAAGACTTTTTACAACCCGGCAATATGCAAGTAGCCGCTGGTTATATTATTTATGGCACCTCTACCATGCTCGTTTATACCACAGGTAATGGAGTAAATGGCTTTACACTCAATCCCTCATTAGGTACTTATTATCTTTCTCACCCTAACATGACTTTTCCTGAAGATGGTAACATCTATAGTGTCAATGAAGGGAATTATGTTCATTTCCCACAAGGTGTAAAAGATTATATCAAATACTGCCAAGAAGAAGAAGGTGACCGACCTTACACCAGTCGTTACATAGGTAGTCTGGTAAGCGATATACATCGCAACATGATAAAAGGTGGTGTTTATATGTATCCTAAAAGTACGAAGGCAAAAGAAGGTAAACTAAGGTTGCTCTATGAATGCAACCCTATGGCATTTATTGCAGAACAAGCAGGAGGAAAAGCCAGTGACGGACATCAAAGGATTATGGATCTCAAACCTACCGAATTACATCAACGAGTACCCTTCTATTGCGGGAGTAAAAATATGGTTACAAAAGCAGAAGAATTCATGAGTAAATATCCTCGATAA
- a CDS encoding GNAT family N-acetyltransferase has protein sequence MIEIREATKEDFPRVLELIMELAIFEKEPDAVEVTVEELEQNGLGEQALFKCFVGIYDGNIEGISLCYPRFSTWKGKTIHLEDLIVTEKMRGKGLGKALYNKVLQYAYDHRVKRVEWVVLDWNTDAVAFYERTGATMIKDWYLAQMDQQSLENYIKG, from the coding sequence ATGATAGAGATAAGAGAAGCTACAAAAGAAGACTTTCCTAGAGTATTAGAACTTATTATGGAGCTGGCTATTTTTGAAAAAGAACCAGATGCTGTGGAGGTAACTGTGGAAGAATTAGAGCAAAACGGATTGGGAGAGCAGGCCCTTTTTAAATGTTTTGTAGGAATATACGACGGGAATATAGAAGGGATAAGTTTGTGTTACCCGCGTTTTTCTACTTGGAAAGGCAAGACGATTCATTTAGAAGACCTTATTGTAACAGAAAAAATGAGAGGTAAAGGTTTAGGAAAAGCTCTGTACAATAAAGTCCTGCAATATGCTTATGATCATCGTGTGAAACGGGTAGAATGGGTGGTGCTGGACTGGAATACAGATGCAGTAGCGTTTTATGAACGTACAGGAGCTACAATGATTAAGGACTGGTATCTTGCACAAATGGATCAACAGTCGTTAGAAAATTATATTAAAGGATAG
- a CDS encoding aspartate kinase, with product MKIYKFGGASVKDADGVRNVLKVLQVTGTEDLGIVISAMGKTTNALEDVISSYQNNDVHYLELIDELHLKHLAIIEGLEMPFDGIKEEWLFRFRESGIKKVIKAIIESLKGEMLRNQSKNYSFFYDQVVSHGELLSTKIVAAFLNACDIPLVWKDARQLIKTDQKYRDAGVNWKETEQLVLQSCKGQPFITQGFIGSDNNGFTTTLGREGSDYTAAILAYCLNGSGVTIWKDVPGVLNADPRVFEQTVLLNKIPYNEAIELAFYGASVIHPKTLQPLQGKEIPLYVKSFINPQEEGTVITAVETIEPLTPCYIVRKNMVFLKISSRDFSFIGENNISDIFQELSSHKMQVGLLQNSAISFSLCVEDKYAKINELLKDLESRYRVSHVEGVSLYTVRHYDGDAIEFIESGKTVLLKQRAQETLQLVVKE from the coding sequence ATGAAGATATATAAATTTGGTGGTGCATCAGTTAAAGACGCTGACGGAGTGCGTAATGTGTTGAAGGTATTGCAGGTCACGGGTACTGAAGATTTAGGTATCGTGATTTCTGCTATGGGAAAAACAACTAATGCCCTAGAAGATGTAATTTCCAGTTATCAAAATAATGATGTTCATTATCTGGAGCTTATTGATGAGCTACACCTCAAACATTTGGCGATCATTGAAGGCTTGGAGATGCCCTTTGATGGTATAAAAGAGGAATGGTTGTTCCGCTTTCGCGAAAGCGGAATTAAAAAAGTAATAAAAGCAATTATAGAATCTCTCAAAGGCGAAATGTTGCGCAACCAAAGTAAAAATTACAGTTTTTTTTACGATCAAGTGGTCAGTCATGGTGAACTGCTCTCTACTAAAATAGTAGCAGCTTTTCTCAATGCTTGCGATATTCCATTGGTATGGAAAGATGCACGACAACTTATTAAAACCGATCAAAAATACCGAGATGCTGGTGTGAACTGGAAAGAAACGGAACAATTAGTTCTTCAATCCTGTAAAGGTCAGCCGTTTATAACACAAGGTTTTATAGGGTCTGATAACAATGGTTTTACCACTACCTTAGGTAGAGAAGGAAGTGATTATACAGCGGCTATTCTAGCGTATTGTCTTAATGGCTCTGGAGTAACTATTTGGAAAGATGTACCTGGTGTTCTCAATGCAGATCCACGGGTTTTTGAGCAAACCGTATTATTAAATAAGATTCCATACAACGAGGCAATTGAGCTGGCGTTTTATGGAGCATCTGTCATCCACCCTAAAACCTTGCAGCCACTTCAAGGAAAAGAAATTCCTCTTTATGTAAAGTCATTCATAAACCCTCAGGAAGAAGGTACAGTGATTACTGCTGTAGAAACTATTGAGCCGTTGACGCCTTGCTATATTGTGAGAAAGAATATGGTTTTTCTTAAGATTTCTTCTAGGGACTTCAGTTTTATAGGAGAAAATAATATTTCGGATATTTTCCAAGAGTTGAGCAGTCATAAAATGCAAGTAGGCTTGCTACAGAATAGTGCGATAAGCTTTTCTCTTTGTGTAGAAGATAAATACGCTAAAATAAATGAACTTCTTAAAGATCTAGAATCTCGTTATCGAGTAAGTCATGTAGAAGGAGTTTCCCTATACACAGTGAGGCATTATGATGGAGATGCTATTGAATTTATAGAGTCTGGAAAGACTGTTTTGTTAAAGCAACGTGCACAAGAAACGCTACAATTAGTCGTTAAAGAATAG
- a CDS encoding GNAT family N-acyltransferase, with product MGLVNAKEVAKAIHIDKYGFLGTLGGWALMKLLRISTLNKLYNRHKNKDTADFLNGLLEDLQIEFEIPEEDLRRIPKMGAFITISNHPLGGVDGVLLLKLLLERRPDYKIIANFLLHRIEPLKPYIMPVNPFEDRKDAKSSTAGFMQAIRHLNNDLPLGIFPAGEVSTYRDGKLVVDKKWEESAMKLIQRAEVPVIPIYFHAKNSRMFYMLAKLSDVFRTAKLPSEVLSQKNRVVKVRIGNPISVKAQKEHESLNDFTDFLRRKTYMLSKPYDKESKRLSDIPNAIKIPKAPKKIAATTDQKSMIKEVDALREMGDKRLLESKNYEVFLSKKVHIPNILTELGRLREITFRAIGEGTNNATDLDHYDDYYHQMFLWDRDANRIAGAYRMGMGSEISKVYGMEGFYLNELFKFEPELHKMMSESIEMGRAFIIKEYQLKPMPLFLLWKGIVHCTLRFPEHKYLIGGVSISNKFSNFSKSLMIEFMKSNYYDPYVAQYITPKKDFKVKLEDADKDFIFDESEADLNKFDKIIDELEPNELRLPVLIKKYVKQNAKVVAFNVDPLFNNAVDGLMYIRIADLPESTVKPVLEEFQAEMESKYFDGQDDTKEEG from the coding sequence ATGGGACTAGTCAACGCAAAAGAGGTAGCAAAAGCTATCCACATAGATAAATACGGTTTCTTAGGAACTCTAGGTGGGTGGGCGTTGATGAAGCTTTTACGCATTTCTACTCTTAATAAATTATATAACAGGCATAAAAATAAAGACACCGCTGACTTTTTAAACGGTCTTTTAGAGGACCTTCAAATTGAGTTTGAAATTCCAGAGGAAGATTTAAGACGTATTCCTAAAATGGGGGCTTTTATCACTATTTCAAATCATCCATTAGGAGGAGTAGACGGAGTTTTATTATTAAAGTTACTTTTAGAACGCCGTCCTGACTACAAGATCATAGCAAATTTCTTGCTGCACCGTATTGAGCCTTTGAAGCCTTATATTATGCCGGTAAACCCTTTTGAAGATCGTAAAGACGCAAAGTCCAGCACTGCTGGTTTTATGCAGGCTATAAGGCATCTTAACAATGATTTGCCTTTGGGTATTTTTCCAGCAGGAGAAGTTTCTACCTACAGAGATGGAAAGCTAGTGGTAGATAAAAAGTGGGAAGAGAGCGCTATGAAATTGATTCAAAGAGCTGAGGTTCCCGTAATCCCTATTTATTTCCACGCAAAGAACAGCCGCATGTTTTACATGCTCGCAAAGCTTAGTGATGTTTTTAGAACCGCAAAACTTCCATCTGAAGTACTGTCTCAAAAAAACCGAGTAGTTAAGGTGAGAATAGGAAATCCTATTTCTGTTAAGGCACAAAAGGAACATGAATCTCTAAATGATTTTACAGACTTCTTACGCAGGAAAACTTACATGCTTTCTAAGCCTTATGACAAAGAATCAAAGAGGTTAAGTGATATTCCTAACGCTATCAAGATACCAAAAGCTCCCAAAAAAATAGCCGCTACTACAGATCAAAAATCCATGATTAAAGAAGTAGATGCTTTGAGAGAAATGGGAGATAAACGTCTTCTGGAATCAAAAAACTACGAAGTATTTTTATCTAAAAAAGTGCATATTCCTAATATTTTAACAGAATTGGGAAGATTGAGAGAGATTACTTTTAGGGCGATAGGAGAAGGAACTAATAATGCGACAGACCTCGATCATTATGACGACTATTACCATCAAATGTTTTTGTGGGACAGAGATGCTAATCGCATTGCAGGTGCGTATCGCATGGGAATGGGAAGTGAGATCAGTAAGGTTTATGGTATGGAAGGCTTTTACCTTAATGAGCTTTTTAAATTTGAACCAGAGTTGCATAAAATGATGAGTGAGTCTATAGAAATGGGACGCGCATTTATCATTAAAGAATACCAATTAAAACCCATGCCCCTTTTCCTATTGTGGAAGGGTATCGTGCATTGTACGTTGAGATTTCCTGAGCATAAATATCTTATAGGAGGTGTGAGTATTAGTAATAAATTCTCTAATTTTTCTAAGTCTCTTATGATTGAATTTATGAAGAGTAATTATTATGATCCTTATGTGGCGCAGTACATCACTCCTAAGAAGGACTTTAAAGTAAAATTAGAAGATGCTGACAAAGACTTTATATTTGATGAAAGTGAGGCAGATCTTAACAAGTTTGATAAGATTATAGACGAGCTAGAGCCTAATGAATTGAGGTTACCCGTGTTGATTAAGAAATATGTAAAACAAAACGCCAAGGTAGTAGCCTTTAACGTAGACCCCTTATTTAATAATGCTGTAGATGGTTTAATGTATATACGTATCGCAGACCTTCCAGAAAGTACCGTAAAGCCAGTCTTAGAAGAGTTCCAGGCAGAGATGGAGTCTAAGTATTTCGATGGGCAAGATGATACGAAAGAAGAGGGATAA